In Mesoaciditoga lauensis cd-1655R = DSM 25116, one genomic interval encodes:
- the mnmA gene encoding tRNA 2-thiouridine(34) synthase MnmA: protein MIWKGGKGENMEVAVAMSGGVDSAVTAWLLKQRGYKVVGVHFKTEPDIFFSQYKLIHKVCCSPDDTRDVKKIAQKLDVELHVIDIHKEFKKEIIEDFIKGYQHGLTPNPCVKCNRKIKFFYLKKFADKVGAELYATGHYTRIDNGRLLVAKDEKKDQSYFLALVQKEILKGLLLPIGEYKKDEVRKIAQDNDLVVSSKPDSQDVCFIPDGDMRSFFKKSGVPLKKGKIIDTSGKVVGEHEGYQLYTIGQRKGLGVAVGERVYVVDIIASKNIVVVGKKEELYKKSAQVVDVNLQVDLPEEVDCECKVRSTTKKVPCHVNFGERTVVKFSEKVLPVPGQLLAFYDGKYLLGGGTMVNS from the coding sequence ATGATCTGGAAAGGTGGAAAAGGTGAAAATATGGAAGTTGCAGTTGCAATGAGCGGCGGAGTAGACAGTGCTGTGACAGCATGGCTTTTAAAACAAAGAGGCTATAAAGTGGTTGGCGTGCATTTTAAAACGGAACCGGATATTTTCTTTTCTCAGTACAAATTGATTCATAAAGTCTGTTGTAGCCCTGATGATACAAGAGATGTGAAAAAGATAGCTCAAAAATTGGACGTTGAATTACACGTGATCGATATCCACAAAGAATTCAAAAAAGAAATAATAGAAGATTTTATTAAGGGATATCAACATGGTTTAACGCCCAATCCTTGTGTGAAGTGCAATAGAAAGATAAAATTCTTTTATCTGAAAAAATTTGCTGACAAAGTAGGAGCTGAGTTATATGCGACCGGTCATTACACGCGAATAGATAATGGAAGACTCTTAGTGGCAAAAGATGAAAAAAAAGATCAATCCTACTTTTTGGCGCTTGTTCAAAAAGAAATATTAAAAGGATTGCTACTACCGATAGGTGAATACAAAAAAGATGAAGTGAGGAAGATAGCCCAAGATAACGATTTGGTGGTTTCTTCAAAACCAGACAGCCAGGATGTGTGTTTCATACCCGACGGCGACATGAGATCGTTTTTTAAAAAAAGTGGCGTTCCTCTCAAAAAGGGGAAGATCATAGATACAAGTGGAAAAGTGGTAGGAGAGCATGAAGGCTATCAACTTTACACCATAGGACAAAGAAAAGGATTGGGCGTCGCAGTTGGCGAGCGAGTGTATGTTGTTGACATAATAGCATCAAAGAATATAGTCGTCGTTGGAAAAAAAGAAGAGCTTTACAAAAAGAGCGCACAAGTTGTTGATGTGAACCTTCAAGTGGATTTGCCCGAAGAAGTGGATTGTGAATGTAAAGTAAGAAGCACCACAAAAAAGGTGCCGTGTCATGTGAATTTTGGTGAAAGAACTGTTGTGAAATTTTCAGAAAAGGTTTTACCAGTTCCGGGGCAATTATTGGCATTTTATGATGGGAAATATCTTTTGGGTGGAGGAACGATGGTAAATAGTTGA
- a CDS encoding rhomboid family intramembrane serine protease has protein sequence MKKFSWTVSIILINFVILVSIELLGGPTIYNLLKFGGQWGPLVANGEWYRVVTAMFVHAGWLHLLFNMYALYYLGLLVEGIYGSSKFLFVYFITGVVGNLLSQVFYFSVPSVGASGAIFGLVGLLLSATYFRKDFPSVLRRSLLVSLVPMVIFNIAYGFIPGTDINNAAHLGGFATGLFLGYLISPGQSWAWKKKVWKTLEIGVLLTTVASFVGLANNNSIVTLQPTVNFANSYSKIIYELDNGYTPSKIEIELLKPFDKETTALKNDLDSYLENGTPSLNILNQEYERWIEKVKTRYKGLIRSTE, from the coding sequence TTGAAAAAATTTTCCTGGACCGTATCTATAATACTAATTAATTTTGTCATTTTGGTGTCGATCGAACTTTTAGGCGGGCCAACGATTTACAACCTCCTAAAATTTGGAGGTCAATGGGGTCCGCTTGTTGCCAACGGTGAATGGTATAGAGTTGTTACGGCAATGTTTGTCCACGCTGGATGGCTCCATCTTTTGTTCAACATGTACGCTTTGTACTATTTAGGTTTGCTCGTTGAAGGCATATACGGTTCATCTAAATTCTTGTTTGTTTATTTTATCACAGGTGTCGTTGGAAATTTGTTGAGCCAGGTTTTCTATTTTTCAGTCCCATCGGTAGGGGCAAGCGGTGCAATATTCGGGCTTGTAGGGCTGCTTTTATCGGCAACGTATTTTAGAAAAGATTTTCCATCGGTTTTGAGGAGAAGCTTACTTGTTTCCCTAGTTCCAATGGTGATTTTCAACATCGCATATGGGTTTATACCAGGCACAGACATAAACAACGCGGCACACTTAGGTGGCTTCGCAACAGGTTTGTTCTTGGGTTATCTCATTTCACCAGGACAAAGTTGGGCATGGAAGAAAAAAGTATGGAAAACATTGGAAATAGGGGTATTGCTTACTACTGTTGCATCATTTGTAGGTCTCGCCAACAACAATTCCATAGTAACTTTGCAACCAACTGTAAACTTCGCCAATTCTTACTCAAAGATCATATACGAGCTTGATAACGGATATACCCCTTCAAAAATAGAAATAGAACTTTTAAAACCTTTTGATAAAGAAACAACCGCTTTAAAAAACGATCTGGATTCATACTTAGAAAACGGTACGCCTTCTTTAAACATCTTAAATCAAGAATATGAAAGGTGGATAGAAAAGGTGAAAACAAGGTACAAAGGCTTGATAAGGAGCACAGAATGA
- a CDS encoding TM1802 family CRISPR-associated protein: MGFLNAVYELGKQEERDTLSSFLKLPLPFEKTGKNNEHKKGGNEIRVHLRVENVNENPIKVLGVNSIDLVDFMSGEKDILKWKNKYLYRDPVGANTSWKFTPILKIGKPSKDENKRKATFIGEKGDWSKENKTHFYKIKNKMLMDYENSGYFTAGSVDRIMKGLEDEIDQIVDLFSENESHLIIFGVDVDEKFLYPGEIPAFKKYFKEKIDSQIGKGKTVKCSMCGKETASTVNLDKVFNFATFDKKSFLPALDKNSSSKVFPICTDCFAIFSNGRERLDREFMDMRTIPGMRIWCIPEIIGSDSSSSLKNVVNQFKEYVAKENTGIEDMFDSFAKFKNENLLFHFVFWEPNNAQEIVHLMIEDVPPTHLRMIEKCWRESLNAVGDNEKQKKLSRVLKFVYQTITSFGKDGGKKNKADLKVLRDFSIEIIGKLLNKEKINVESIKALFVQLIPKLLYSSEDNSGVKRDSEIKDMFLMIDFISRFNSEVRK; this comes from the coding sequence GTGGGATTCTTAAACGCGGTGTATGAACTCGGAAAGCAAGAGGAAAGGGACACTTTAAGTTCTTTTTTAAAACTACCACTTCCATTTGAGAAAACCGGAAAAAATAATGAACATAAAAAGGGAGGCAATGAGATAAGAGTACACTTACGTGTTGAAAATGTTAATGAAAATCCTATAAAAGTTCTTGGGGTGAATAGCATTGATTTAGTAGACTTCATGAGTGGAGAGAAAGACATTCTAAAGTGGAAAAATAAGTACTTGTATCGTGATCCTGTAGGGGCAAATACTTCATGGAAATTCACGCCAATCCTTAAAATCGGGAAACCTTCAAAAGATGAAAACAAAAGAAAAGCTACTTTTATCGGTGAAAAAGGAGACTGGTCAAAAGAGAACAAAACACATTTTTACAAAATAAAAAATAAGATGCTCATGGATTACGAGAATAGTGGATATTTCACTGCAGGAAGCGTAGATAGGATAATGAAAGGATTGGAAGATGAAATAGATCAAATTGTTGATCTTTTTTCTGAAAACGAGTCTCACTTAATAATTTTTGGAGTAGATGTGGATGAAAAATTTCTTTATCCCGGTGAAATCCCAGCTTTCAAGAAATATTTCAAAGAGAAAATTGATTCTCAAATAGGAAAAGGAAAAACTGTAAAATGTTCCATGTGTGGAAAAGAAACAGCCTCTACTGTAAACCTTGATAAAGTTTTCAATTTCGCAACTTTCGATAAAAAAAGCTTTCTTCCAGCATTGGACAAAAATTCGTCTTCAAAAGTCTTTCCAATATGCACTGATTGTTTTGCCATTTTTTCAAATGGAAGGGAACGTCTTGACAGAGAATTTATGGATATGCGTACCATCCCAGGAATGAGGATATGGTGCATTCCAGAAATAATAGGGTCGGATTCTTCTTCGTCTTTGAAAAATGTTGTGAATCAATTCAAAGAGTATGTGGCCAAAGAAAATACCGGAATAGAGGACATGTTTGATAGCTTTGCAAAATTCAAAAATGAAAATCTTCTCTTTCATTTCGTTTTTTGGGAACCAAACAACGCTCAAGAAATCGTTCACCTGATGATTGAAGATGTACCACCTACCCATTTAAGAATGATAGAAAAATGTTGGAGAGAAAGTCTTAATGCTGTCGGAGATAACGAAAAACAGAAAAAACTCAGTAGGGTTTTGAAGTTTGTATATCAGACCATAACATCTTTTGGAAAAGATGGTGGAAAGAAAAATAAAGCGGATTTGAAGGTTTTGAGAGATTTTTCGATTGAAATCATAGGAAAACTGCTAAACAAAGAAAAGATAAATGTTGAATCTATAAAGGCATTGTTTGTACAACTTATTCCAAAATTGCTTTACAGTTCAGAAGATAACAGTGGTGTAAAAAGAGATTCCGAAATAAAAGATATGTTCCTTATGATCGATTTTATATCTCGTTTCAATTCGGAGGTGAGAAAATGA
- the cas4 gene encoding CRISPR-associated protein Cas4: MNEDIITGYAVLAYSVCKREAWLVLRRFVPERDNSYIELGRFLHQNSYSKKGTKEIELPGARVDVIWEEGICTIVGEIKKSSHSVKGARIQLLYYLKILKDLGVEAKGQIMIPKERKKIDVELNSETLKEIEKIIKGVKELEKLEIPPKPEWKPWCAKCGFSDFCWAGEE, from the coding sequence ATGAATGAGGATATCATAACGGGATATGCTGTATTGGCCTATTCTGTTTGCAAGAGAGAAGCATGGTTAGTTTTAAGAAGATTTGTTCCAGAAAGAGACAATTCTTATATAGAACTTGGAAGATTTTTACATCAAAATTCGTATTCTAAAAAAGGAACAAAAGAAATAGAACTTCCAGGGGCTAGAGTTGATGTGATTTGGGAAGAGGGAATTTGCACGATAGTAGGAGAAATAAAAAAATCCTCCCATTCTGTTAAAGGAGCACGTATTCAGCTCCTCTACTATCTCAAAATTTTGAAAGATCTTGGAGTAGAAGCCAAGGGGCAAATAATGATTCCTAAAGAGAGGAAAAAGATAGATGTGGAACTGAATTCCGAAACTTTAAAAGAGATAGAAAAGATTATAAAAGGCGTGAAAGAACTTGAAAAACTTGAGATACCTCCTAAACCCGAGTGGAAACCATGGTGTGCAAAATGCGGATTTTCAGATTTTTGTTGGGCAGGTGAAGAATGA
- the cas5b gene encoding type I-B CRISPR-associated protein Cas5b, with amino-acid sequence MPVVFDVAGSVAMFRKPYTTTSSVSYPFPPPSAVAGIISAIVGLENGAQDYAYSANFWEKISGNKVGIKLISDIKWYKTTLNFWNVKEPQKNPHIQIKHQFVKDPAYRIYVNGPIEEQLEKYLSKNSFVYTPYLGVAYAIAEIKYVGRFENKENSKENFVTETIVPYDEDISDGVEVDVLKSGGLHREIVPFKMDNERNLERVITVLYSANKKRQGIFIKKAGKLEVSRVGKDTVVWFPEW; translated from the coding sequence TTGCCTGTCGTTTTTGATGTGGCAGGTTCCGTTGCGATGTTCAGAAAACCTTACACAACAACATCATCAGTTTCATATCCTTTTCCTCCACCAAGTGCTGTTGCCGGGATCATAAGTGCTATTGTTGGCTTGGAAAATGGTGCGCAGGATTACGCTTACTCTGCGAACTTTTGGGAAAAAATATCTGGAAATAAAGTGGGAATAAAACTCATCTCAGACATAAAGTGGTACAAAACTACACTTAACTTTTGGAATGTAAAAGAACCACAAAAAAACCCACATATACAGATAAAACACCAATTTGTGAAAGATCCGGCTTATAGAATATACGTCAATGGCCCAATAGAAGAACAACTTGAAAAATATCTTTCTAAAAACAGTTTCGTATACACGCCTTATTTAGGAGTTGCCTATGCTATTGCTGAAATAAAATACGTGGGAAGATTTGAAAACAAAGAAAACTCAAAGGAAAATTTTGTAACGGAGACGATAGTTCCATATGATGAAGACATTTCAGATGGTGTAGAAGTAGACGTACTAAAATCCGGGGGATTACACAGAGAGATAGTCCCGTTTAAAATGGATAATGAAAGAAATTTGGAAAGGGTCATCACAGTTCTGTATTCTGCAAATAAAAAACGACAGGGCATCTTCATTAAAAAAGCCGGAAAGTTAGAGGTGTCAAGAGTTGGTAAGGATACGGTCGTATGGTTTCCTGAATGGTAA
- the cas7b gene encoding type I-B CRISPR-associated protein Cas7/Csh2 → MFKGRREILFVYSVKDGNPNGDPLNANYPRYDEETQQVLASDVRIKRTIRDQLIRENEAVFIDGEPKTLKARFEELKKQLNTSTGRETMEKCIDARLFGVTFALGNESFSWTGPVQFKWARSLNKVKVDFVQGTGGFATSDNSENRTFRNEYKVPFAIMAVYAIANQNASKATGAAEDDLDKMKNALWNGTNNLITRSKMEHRSRMMIEIEYKEGFESRIGSLDEKIKLIKDDGTPLSEEEQLAIRTPKDFVLDISELAMDINKIKDKIEHVRVNINEEMKFKGLESLETLGEIVSIEKR, encoded by the coding sequence ATGTTTAAAGGAAGAAGAGAAATCCTTTTTGTGTATTCAGTAAAAGATGGTAACCCCAACGGAGATCCTCTTAACGCCAACTATCCAAGGTATGATGAAGAAACGCAACAAGTTCTTGCTTCAGATGTCAGGATAAAGAGAACAATTCGTGATCAACTTATTCGAGAAAATGAAGCGGTTTTTATAGACGGAGAGCCAAAAACACTTAAAGCCCGATTTGAGGAATTGAAAAAACAACTTAATACGTCCACAGGCAGAGAAACCATGGAAAAATGTATAGACGCGCGCCTTTTCGGTGTCACGTTTGCACTTGGAAACGAATCTTTTTCCTGGACGGGTCCAGTACAGTTTAAATGGGCGCGCTCATTAAATAAAGTGAAAGTCGATTTTGTCCAGGGTACGGGAGGTTTTGCCACAAGCGACAACAGCGAAAATAGGACTTTTAGAAACGAGTACAAGGTTCCCTTTGCCATAATGGCGGTTTATGCCATAGCTAATCAAAACGCTTCAAAGGCAACCGGGGCAGCGGAAGATGATCTTGATAAAATGAAAAATGCCTTGTGGAATGGCACAAATAATCTTATAACACGAAGTAAGATGGAACATCGTTCAAGAATGATGATAGAGATCGAATATAAAGAAGGTTTTGAAAGCCGTATAGGGTCTCTTGATGAAAAGATAAAGCTCATAAAAGACGATGGAACCCCTCTTAGTGAAGAAGAACAGCTCGCTATAAGAACCCCAAAAGATTTCGTGTTGGATATTTCGGAGCTTGCAATGGACATAAATAAGATCAAAGACAAGATCGAACATGTGAGAGTGAATATTAACGAGGAAATGAAATTCAAAGGCCTTGAAAGTTTAGAAACGCTTGGTGAGATCGTTTCTATCGAAAAGAGGTGA
- a CDS encoding CRISPR-associated helicase/endonuclease Cas3, whose translation MVRIRSYGFLNGKDSHNNPKKELIVHLEGVLEKAEEIKKFHNLDGNVENVALMHDVAKAHKKFQTYLHTGRGRFGHSEPSSFFVLNETKNLMDAEIVRRHHTAVVDLSEAKTFWNSSEVRENFSPRIKEFAGEKFKTLSKEELMYLTFEFFQKEFDIKDWLKFKTIYSILITADRLDASNSEKIHFKKPRFRSEKLQAYISSFPSNNISQWRENVRNTTIKRAKEKIVGPGIYTLTLPTGAGKTITGFQIASLISEKFNLKTIIYVLPFISIVEQNTIVAKEMFEEVQEDHHLVNPLKDTEEMTNLEKFISYFRYWRSSVVVTTLAKFWEVLYSPKANDTMDFHRLKDAAVILDEPQSLDSKYWSGFGKTLEFLSKEYGTFFIMMTATQPQLVKGIEIAPTVRMPRSRHFYNIINGKKKIEDIENFIDFKGSGLMVFNTKKSALVAYEKYKEKLEGEVFFLSTWVIPIERRKRIKKLKELEKSGKKHSLISTQVVEAGVDLDFEWVFRDIGPLDSIVQVAGRCNRNMKREVGVVTIAKIVDENEKPFAPAVYGKVLLSKTEEVLSGLSKISESEISGMLSKYYQKVLNSVAQEGPWYMINDGEWGYYQPLIEDRKEALVFVDINGKIEKILDSFLDMDRTLENLAERKRIWKELQDYAINVPQKYMEAWNRKSNGIMIADFESEVEELQYGIWLIRKKGINRIYKMDCGFIPPKEDEIDE comes from the coding sequence TTGGTAAGGATACGGTCGTATGGTTTCCTGAATGGTAAAGACAGTCATAATAATCCTAAAAAAGAATTAATCGTTCATCTTGAAGGCGTTCTTGAAAAAGCTGAAGAAATAAAAAAGTTCCACAATTTAGATGGGAATGTGGAAAATGTTGCCCTTATGCATGATGTGGCAAAAGCACATAAAAAATTTCAAACTTACCTGCATACTGGAAGAGGAAGATTTGGACATTCCGAACCTTCCTCTTTCTTCGTTCTAAACGAAACAAAGAATTTAATGGATGCAGAGATTGTAAGAAGGCATCATACGGCCGTAGTTGATTTAAGCGAGGCGAAGACCTTTTGGAATTCTTCAGAAGTTCGAGAGAATTTTTCGCCACGGATAAAAGAGTTTGCTGGCGAAAAATTTAAAACTCTTTCAAAGGAAGAGCTGATGTATTTAACTTTTGAGTTTTTTCAAAAAGAATTTGACATCAAAGATTGGTTGAAATTCAAAACCATCTATTCAATACTCATAACTGCCGACAGACTCGATGCTTCTAATTCTGAAAAAATACATTTTAAAAAGCCAAGATTCAGATCAGAAAAGTTGCAAGCGTACATTTCGTCATTTCCTTCAAACAATATTTCTCAATGGAGGGAAAATGTGAGAAATACCACAATTAAAAGAGCCAAAGAAAAAATTGTGGGGCCGGGAATATACACTCTCACCCTCCCAACCGGTGCCGGAAAAACCATTACAGGTTTTCAAATAGCATCGTTAATTTCCGAAAAATTCAATTTGAAGACAATAATATACGTTCTTCCATTTATAAGCATAGTAGAGCAAAATACGATTGTTGCAAAAGAAATGTTTGAAGAAGTTCAAGAGGATCACCATCTTGTGAACCCATTAAAAGATACTGAAGAAATGACAAATTTAGAGAAATTTATTTCTTATTTTAGGTATTGGAGATCTTCGGTGGTGGTCACAACACTTGCAAAGTTTTGGGAAGTTCTTTATTCGCCAAAGGCTAACGATACAATGGATTTCCACCGTCTAAAAGATGCTGCTGTGATACTCGATGAACCTCAATCTTTGGATTCAAAATATTGGTCTGGTTTTGGAAAAACCCTTGAATTTCTTTCTAAGGAGTATGGAACATTTTTTATAATGATGACGGCAACCCAGCCTCAACTTGTAAAAGGGATAGAAATAGCCCCAACTGTGAGGATGCCTCGTTCCAGGCATTTTTACAACATAATTAACGGCAAAAAGAAAATTGAGGATATAGAAAATTTTATCGATTTCAAAGGCTCAGGACTTATGGTTTTTAACACTAAAAAATCCGCTCTTGTGGCATATGAAAAATATAAAGAAAAGCTTGAAGGTGAGGTTTTCTTCTTGTCAACATGGGTAATTCCTATAGAAAGGCGAAAGAGGATAAAAAAACTGAAAGAGCTTGAAAAAAGCGGGAAAAAACATTCACTAATATCGACACAGGTTGTCGAAGCGGGCGTAGATTTGGATTTCGAATGGGTTTTTAGAGATATTGGTCCTTTGGATAGCATTGTTCAAGTGGCGGGGCGATGTAATCGTAATATGAAAAGGGAAGTTGGGGTTGTTACCATTGCAAAAATCGTGGATGAAAACGAAAAACCGTTTGCACCTGCTGTTTATGGAAAAGTGTTGTTGTCAAAAACAGAGGAAGTGCTTTCTGGACTGAGTAAAATTTCTGAGAGTGAGATATCAGGAATGCTTTCAAAGTATTATCAGAAAGTTTTAAATTCTGTGGCACAGGAAGGGCCATGGTACATGATAAATGATGGTGAATGGGGATATTATCAGCCTCTCATTGAAGATAGAAAAGAAGCTCTCGTCTTTGTCGATATTAACGGAAAAATAGAAAAAATTCTTGATAGTTTTCTCGATATGGATAGAACACTTGAGAATCTCGCTGAACGAAAAAGAATTTGGAAAGAGCTACAAGATTACGCTATTAACGTTCCCCAAAAATATATGGAAGCTTGGAATAGAAAAAGTAATGGAATTATGATTGCTGATTTTGAATCAGAAGTGGAAGAACTTCAGTATGGAATATGGCTCATTAGAAAAAAAGGAATTAATAGGATTTACAAAATGGACTGTGGTTTTATTCCTCCCAAAGAAGATGAGATAGATGAATGA
- the cas1b gene encoding type I-B CRISPR-associated endonuclease Cas1b encodes MGDPIYIFKSGTLSRKGNTIAFKGENNERTKYIPVENLLEIKIFGDLNINKRLLEFLAAKKIPMHFYNHYERYIGSFYPYEYNSNGITIINQSKFYLEEEKKLDLAKRFINGAMMNMKRFVFYYKRKGFKVDDQIEKMGELRSKVEEVENVDELMAIEGNYREVYYSAMDSIVKKPEFKIGTRERRPPTNFMNTMISFGNALMYSTVLTEIYKTPLDPRIGYLHSSNFRRFSLNLDIAEIFKPVIVDRTIFSLINRGEITESDFKRVKGGIHLDNSGKVKFIKNYEAHLNATIKHSKLKRNVSYRTLIRHEAYKVIKHILNEKEYKPFVMEW; translated from the coding sequence ATGGGAGATCCAATTTACATTTTTAAAAGTGGAACTCTTTCCAGAAAAGGAAACACAATAGCATTTAAAGGAGAAAACAATGAAAGAACGAAGTACATTCCCGTTGAAAATTTACTTGAAATAAAAATTTTTGGAGATTTGAATATTAATAAAAGACTTCTTGAATTTCTTGCTGCTAAGAAAATCCCAATGCATTTCTATAATCACTATGAACGATATATAGGCTCATTTTATCCTTATGAATATAATTCAAATGGCATAACAATAATTAATCAAAGTAAGTTTTATCTTGAAGAAGAAAAGAAACTTGATCTTGCTAAGAGATTCATAAATGGTGCCATGATGAACATGAAACGATTTGTTTTTTACTACAAAAGAAAGGGATTTAAAGTTGATGATCAAATCGAAAAAATGGGAGAGTTAAGATCAAAGGTTGAGGAGGTAGAAAATGTTGATGAACTCATGGCAATTGAAGGAAATTATAGGGAAGTTTACTATTCGGCAATGGACAGCATAGTCAAAAAACCAGAATTTAAGATTGGAACGCGTGAAAGAAGGCCACCTACAAACTTTATGAATACAATGATAAGTTTTGGTAATGCACTAATGTACTCAACAGTTTTGACCGAAATTTACAAGACTCCTCTTGATCCAAGAATTGGGTATCTTCATTCTTCCAACTTCAGGAGATTTTCCTTGAATCTCGATATAGCTGAAATATTTAAACCAGTGATAGTTGACAGAACAATATTCTCATTGATAAATAGAGGTGAAATAACCGAAAGCGATTTTAAACGTGTAAAAGGCGGAATTCATCTTGATAATTCAGGAAAAGTAAAATTTATAAAAAATTATGAAGCACATCTTAATGCAACTATAAAGCACTCAAAATTAAAGCGCAACGTCTCATATAGAACCCTTATAAGACATGAAGCATACAAGGTAATCAAGCATATTCTCAATGAAAAAGAATACAAGCCTTTTGTTATGGAGTGGTAG
- a CDS encoding TM1802 family CRISPR-associated protein has protein sequence MNTDFFEKLQDKYLQTDFGRGVFLAGVALGTLANAQLEYSNGKKVEDTPLFKQINFGKMSLRELKKHMSRIPELTKAYRIDYSSMISALASKAGELMLNGGSKDLGVDGNFAFTVAFMNSKEYFWGKIFKKKEEE, from the coding sequence ATGAACACAGATTTTTTCGAAAAACTCCAGGATAAATATCTTCAAACAGATTTCGGAAGGGGGGTTTTTCTTGCGGGCGTAGCTCTTGGCACACTTGCAAATGCGCAGCTTGAATATTCAAACGGGAAAAAAGTGGAAGATACGCCATTGTTTAAGCAGATCAACTTTGGAAAGATGAGTCTAAGGGAACTGAAAAAACATATGTCAAGAATCCCTGAACTCACAAAGGCCTACAGGATTGATTATTCTAGCATGATATCCGCTCTGGCAAGCAAAGCAGGCGAGCTCATGCTGAATGGTGGTTCAAAAGATCTAGGCGTCGATGGTAATTTCGCATTTACAGTAGCATTTATGAATTCAAAAGAATATTTTTGGGGGAAAATTTTCAAGAAAAAGGAGGAGGAATGA
- the cas6 gene encoding CRISPR-associated endoribonuclease Cas6: MKVRLTFFSEKPILIPIAYNYIVQSMIYNLVKNRFPDLHDKGFPYRKRQFKLFSFSRLFSKRFKIRDKMIEFQSPLFLFFSSPIKDLVEAMVNSMLKNQILRIGNNELFLTEISPIYENILNTTINVKTFSPITVYRTLFNGQTQFYSPQDPDFISLVKLNLFKKANILNIEPKDFYIEPLDSGKEKLTVTFYKNFMIKGWSGKFRLTGDKKMLDLALSTGLGAKNSQGFGLIVLEEVKMWDS; the protein is encoded by the coding sequence ATGAAAGTCAGACTTACATTTTTTTCTGAAAAACCAATTTTGATTCCTATAGCCTACAATTATATTGTTCAATCTATGATTTATAATCTCGTAAAAAATCGATTTCCCGATCTTCATGACAAAGGATTTCCTTACCGAAAAAGGCAATTTAAACTTTTTTCCTTCTCCAGGCTATTTTCTAAAAGATTTAAAATACGCGATAAAATGATAGAATTTCAATCTCCATTATTCCTTTTCTTCTCTTCTCCAATAAAAGATCTTGTCGAAGCCATGGTGAATTCTATGTTAAAGAATCAGATTCTGAGGATTGGAAACAACGAACTCTTTCTTACAGAAATTTCCCCTATTTATGAAAATATTTTAAATACCACAATAAATGTTAAAACCTTTTCGCCAATCACCGTTTACAGAACACTTTTTAACGGTCAAACTCAATTTTATTCTCCACAAGATCCTGACTTCATATCGCTTGTTAAACTCAATCTTTTTAAAAAGGCAAATATCTTAAACATTGAACCAAAAGATTTTTATATTGAACCCTTGGATTCAGGTAAGGAGAAATTAACGGTAACTTTTTACAAGAATTTCATGATAAAAGGATGGAGCGGGAAATTCAGGTTAACTGGTGACAAAAAAATGCTTGATCTTGCTCTTTCCACGGGTTTGGGTGCGAAGAATTCTCAGGGGTTTGGACTAATTGTGCTTGAGGAGGTGAAAATGTGGGATTCTTAA